A single genomic interval of Persephonella atlantica harbors:
- a CDS encoding Lrp/AsnC family transcriptional regulator, which yields MTEIDRLILKHLQDIPVVEEPFKKISQSLGISTIELIDRICQLKEDKIIRQISPIYDTKSLGYDSSLVAFRVEGDVQQVAQVINNYPGVSHNYERTDEYNLWFTIAVPPDSRLGLEQTVEILAKQTGVEDYLILRTKKLFKIGVKLDYENLKEKESIKTEKKKESNLSFHLSSEDKKIISVTQEDIPLTERPFEVFSQTLGIDQQYLLDKLNTYKSQGLMRRFAAILFHRKAGFTTNGMVVWRVPEERIEEVGIKLASYKAVSHCYHRETSKNWHYNLFSMIHAKSQEDLEDFVKELSQEVEVRDFKILYSTREFKKKRIKYFSEEFYRWEEDVKDGKYSAAGIKS from the coding sequence ATGACAGAGATAGATCGTCTGATTTTGAAGCATCTTCAGGACATACCTGTTGTGGAAGAGCCTTTTAAAAAAATATCACAAAGTTTAGGAATTTCTACCATAGAGCTGATTGATAGAATCTGTCAGTTAAAAGAAGATAAAATAATCCGCCAGATTTCTCCCATCTACGATACAAAATCCCTTGGATACGACAGCTCTCTTGTTGCTTTCAGGGTTGAAGGAGACGTGCAGCAGGTTGCTCAGGTGATAAACAATTATCCTGGGGTAAGTCACAATTATGAAAGGACAGATGAGTACAATTTGTGGTTTACTATAGCAGTTCCTCCAGACAGCCGTTTAGGTCTTGAACAAACTGTAGAAATACTTGCAAAACAAACAGGTGTGGAGGATTATCTTATACTCAGAACAAAAAAATTGTTTAAAATTGGTGTAAAGTTAGATTACGAAAATCTTAAAGAGAAAGAGAGCATAAAAACAGAAAAGAAAAAAGAGAGTAATCTGTCTTTTCATCTGTCATCAGAAGATAAAAAGATTATATCTGTTACGCAGGAGGATATTCCCTTAACAGAAAGACCTTTTGAGGTTTTTTCTCAGACTTTAGGTATAGACCAGCAGTATCTTTTAGATAAGCTTAATACGTACAAAAGTCAGGGACTGATGAGAAGATTTGCTGCTATCCTTTTCCACAGGAAAGCTGGTTTTACTACAAATGGTATGGTTGTGTGGAGAGTGCCTGAAGAAAGAATAGAGGAAGTAGGGATTAAGCTTGCATCTTACAAAGCAGTATCCCACTGCTACCACAGAGAAACATCAAAAAACTGGCATTACAACCTGTTCTCAATGATACATGCTAAAAGTCAGGAAGATTTAGAGGATTTTGTGAAAGAGCTTTCACAGGAAGTGGAGGTAAGAGATTTCAAAATACTGTATTCTACCAGAGAGTTTAAGAAAAAAAGGATTAAATACTTCTCAGAAGAGTTTTATAGATGGGAGGAGGATGTCAAAGATGGAAAGTATTCTGCAGCAGGTATCAAAAGTTAA
- a CDS encoding YbjQ family protein, whose product MILTTTDTVQGMKILEYKGIVSAEAVIGINVVRDLFAKVRDFVGGRAKSYEKELEKYKEELIEEIKVQAKQKGANGIIGLNFSYEMYQSMLMIAVWGTAVVIEE is encoded by the coding sequence ATGATACTGACAACAACCGATACTGTTCAGGGAATGAAAATATTGGAGTACAAAGGGATTGTATCAGCTGAGGCAGTGATAGGTATTAATGTGGTAAGAGATTTGTTTGCAAAAGTTAGAGATTTTGTCGGCGGAAGGGCAAAATCTTACGAAAAAGAATTAGAAAAATACAAGGAAGAACTGATAGAAGAAATCAAAGTGCAGGCCAAACAAAAAGGTGCCAATGGTATAATCGGTCTGAATTTTTCCTATGAGATGTATCAATCAATGTTAATGATAGCTGTCTGGGGAACAGCAGTAGTAATAGAGGAATAA
- a CDS encoding nicotinamidase, whose translation MKVRLTGKDALIVVDMQNDFMPGGALPVPDGDKIIPALNRYIKLFSDNGLPVFFTRDWHPENHISFEGSGGIWPPHCVQDTEGAQFHPELFIPPDNKFIISKGYSRDFDAYSGFQGTVLDELLKERGIKRIFVGGVATDYCVKNTAYGGINLGYQVFVLEDGIKGVDVNEGDSKKAAEFLLNNGAVFITFEEIHR comes from the coding sequence ATGAAGGTCAGGCTAACAGGTAAAGATGCTCTTATTGTGGTGGATATGCAGAATGATTTCATGCCGGGAGGGGCTTTACCTGTACCTGATGGAGACAAAATAATCCCTGCTTTAAACCGATACATAAAACTGTTTTCTGATAATGGTCTTCCTGTATTCTTTACACGGGACTGGCACCCAGAAAACCATATCTCATTTGAAGGTTCTGGTGGTATATGGCCTCCCCACTGCGTTCAGGACACGGAAGGGGCACAGTTCCACCCTGAGCTTTTTATTCCTCCTGATAACAAATTTATCATTTCCAAAGGATACAGCAGAGATTTTGATGCATACTCAGGATTTCAGGGAACTGTATTAGATGAGCTTTTGAAAGAAAGAGGAATTAAAAGGATTTTTGTCGGCGGAGTAGCAACAGATTACTGTGTAAAAAATACAGCTTATGGTGGTATAAACTTAGGATATCAGGTATTTGTATTAGAGGACGGCATCAAAGGGGTTGATGTTAATGAAGGAGATTCTAAAAAGGCTGCCGAGTTTTTGCTGAATAATGGAGCTGTTTTTATAACATTTGAGGAAATACACAGATGA
- a CDS encoding V4R domain-containing protein has product MESILQQVSKVKRDKLGEEIPILIFRVLRHYTHNYASDLLGERASNILFINSGKALGFELGKMLHEDDINSYLQKVAQFIQKEKIGILNLVELSDDRLVVQLEECITCAGMDNIGKRICFFEVGIVAGLVESFLGKKVIAQETKCNANGEGTCEVTVFLK; this is encoded by the coding sequence ATGGAAAGTATTCTGCAGCAGGTATCAAAAGTTAAAAGAGACAAATTAGGGGAGGAGATACCTATCCTTATATTCAGGGTTCTCAGACATTACACACATAATTATGCCTCAGATCTATTAGGAGAAAGGGCATCAAACATTTTGTTCATTAACTCAGGAAAGGCTCTGGGTTTTGAGCTGGGGAAGATGCTACACGAAGATGATATAAATAGCTACCTCCAGAAAGTTGCCCAGTTTATACAGAAGGAGAAAATCGGAATATTAAATCTGGTTGAACTGTCTGACGACAGACTGGTGGTTCAGCTTGAGGAATGTATAACCTGTGCAGGGATGGATAACATAGGTAAGAGGATCTGTTTTTTTGAGGTAGGTATTGTTGCAGGACTTGTTGAAAGTTTTTTGGGAAAGAAGGTTATAGCCCAGGAAACAAAATGCAATGCAAACGGTGAAGGAACCTGTGAAGTTACTGTTTTCCTGAAGTGA
- a CDS encoding RrF2 family transcriptional regulator, with amino-acid sequence MLSAACRDSIRAMIYIANLSKSSKYKDKFISIYKIARDLGLSFYFLSKNIQKLVKAGLLESHRGPQGGVKLLRPPSKIRLIDIVAVIDGMDFFNNCILGFEECSDENPCSIHNLWADKRRQILSMFEKTTLEDAIKNIEKFENIKV; translated from the coding sequence ATGCTGTCAGCAGCATGTAGAGACTCAATAAGGGCTATGATTTATATAGCAAACCTATCTAAAAGCAGTAAGTACAAAGATAAGTTTATATCTATATACAAAATTGCCAGAGACCTTGGACTGTCCTTTTATTTTCTCTCCAAGAACATTCAAAAACTCGTAAAAGCAGGGCTTTTAGAATCCCACAGAGGTCCCCAAGGCGGGGTTAAACTTTTAAGACCCCCTTCAAAAATAAGACTGATAGACATAGTTGCAGTTATAGATGGAATGGACTTTTTCAATAACTGTATTTTAGGATTTGAAGAATGTTCTGATGAAAATCCCTGTAGTATCCACAACCTCTGGGCTGACAAAAGAAGACAGATACTATCAATGTTTGAAAAAACAACTCTTGAAGATGCTATAAAAAACATTGAAAAGTTTGAAAACATAAAGGTGTAA
- a CDS encoding cupin domain-containing protein, whose product MSLKIYPVAETFSSEKPISEKILSTDNLVIVHFYLKAGQKIPLHASKSDVFVTVLQGKGKFYYGSESSYEILEERESLYYQPEEPHGFEAIEDMIVQAVITPNPQKKINL is encoded by the coding sequence ATGTCATTAAAAATCTATCCGGTAGCTGAGACATTCAGCTCAGAAAAACCTATTTCTGAAAAGATACTCTCAACAGATAATCTCGTTATTGTTCACTTTTACCTCAAGGCAGGTCAGAAAATACCTCTGCATGCCTCAAAGTCTGACGTTTTTGTTACTGTGCTTCAAGGAAAGGGAAAATTTTACTACGGCTCTGAAAGTAGTTATGAGATATTAGAAGAAAGGGAAAGTCTGTATTACCAACCTGAAGAACCTCATGGATTTGAAGCCATTGAAGATATGATTGTTCAGGCTGTTATAACACCTAATCCACAGAAGAAGATAAATCTATAA
- the cobA gene encoding uroporphyrinogen-III C-methyltransferase: MGKVYIVGAGPGDPELLTLKAFRLIKEADVILYDRLINSEILFHAKPGCELVYVGKEDGKHILEQDKINFLLYEFAQKYETVVRLKGGDPFVFGRGGEEAIFLKEKGIPFEVVPGITSAISVPLYAGVPVTHRGVASSFAIVTGHGSKGQFPDINWDALAGIDTVIFLMGVSNRQKIAQNMIDAGKSPDTPVIFIEKGTTKEQKEVQSTLKEVAQGRVNVHPPAIFLIGEVVSLRDKIHWFEEALRRVQI; the protein is encoded by the coding sequence ATGGGAAAAGTTTACATTGTTGGTGCTGGTCCGGGGGATCCGGAGCTTTTAACCTTAAAAGCCTTTCGGCTGATAAAGGAGGCAGATGTTATTCTTTACGACAGACTGATAAACTCTGAGATACTTTTCCACGCCAAGCCGGGCTGTGAGCTTGTTTATGTAGGGAAAGAAGATGGAAAGCATATATTGGAGCAGGATAAGATAAATTTTTTACTTTATGAGTTTGCCCAAAAATATGAAACAGTTGTAAGACTAAAAGGAGGAGACCCTTTTGTTTTTGGTAGGGGGGGAGAAGAAGCGATATTTTTGAAAGAGAAGGGCATACCCTTTGAGGTTGTTCCCGGCATAACATCAGCAATATCTGTTCCCCTGTATGCAGGCGTTCCCGTAACACACAGAGGAGTAGCGTCATCTTTTGCTATTGTTACAGGACACGGCTCTAAAGGTCAGTTTCCTGACATCAACTGGGATGCCCTTGCGGGAATAGACACTGTTATCTTTTTGATGGGAGTGTCTAACCGCCAGAAGATAGCCCAGAACATGATAGATGCCGGTAAAAGTCCTGACACACCAGTGATCTTCATTGAGAAAGGAACTACAAAAGAGCAGAAAGAAGTGCAGTCAACACTAAAAGAGGTTGCACAGGGCAGGGTTAATGTTCATCCTCCTGCCATATTCCTGATAGGTGAAGTGGTCAGTTTGAGGGATAAAATACACTGGTTTGAAGAAGCCTTAAGGAGAGTGCAGATATGA
- a CDS encoding nitric-oxide reductase large subunit, whose protein sequence is MTKLMDQTTKKWFLIFVLSAIAAVGIFTVLTVIQIKNVPPIPQEVRGTKTLYTYDDIVQGKAYFQKYVLMDQGTLLGNGAYIGPDYTAWVLHEKIVRLRNIYAQEKFGTDYGSLSEEQKTQIDYLVTVDVRQKSVLKESVTQLTPEHEKAWLQVKDKLVEYLVKGNPQYAWIGGLVKPEEAEKMAAFIDWTTLVAVTPRPGAEPKEVVTEIKSLGEPISVYKNLNMHPTYTNNWPPEPAIGMEATYSTLFWSLIAFMACWALTIVVMWAFYDYFLRFDTEKEVAEELNITKLTPMQEKVIKYVPLVPLFFVLQTLLGGYMAHLYADPTHSWIVPQSLLPFNVAREFHLNLAVLWIAIGWLAGGLFIAPLASKGKDFKFPIAVDILWIALLIVGGGGLIGLWLGALGKLPDSLWFWLGSEGREYIELGRLWDIGLVIGLVLWFTIVFFTVRKAEKITPPLAMIIWSAFAIAVLYMAGMAPLHKIMPNFTIDDYFRWWVVHLWVENTFELFAAGTLAFLTVSLGLVSARFATIMMFFEAFLIVAAGTIGTGHHYFWMGENEFWIAWGGVLSSLEPLPLVILMIEATKEYLHIKEKGEAFPFRMAFLWLAGSAFLNWLGAGFYGMLINLPIINYYEHGTYFGMAHGHVALLGAFGYISIAFLYFIARANALAKGLHWDEKVSNLGFWLTTGGIFLFAFPVLVIGEKQMEWAYNYGYWVARTREVLEGMGFWLWIRLIPDLMIVAGSVLILVDLIYKLYLSKKEAPVTATT, encoded by the coding sequence ATGACTAAATTAATGGATCAAACCACGAAAAAGTGGTTTCTGATCTTCGTTCTGTCTGCCATTGCAGCTGTTGGTATATTTACTGTTCTAACAGTTATCCAGATCAAAAACGTTCCACCTATTCCTCAAGAAGTAAGGGGAACCAAGACACTGTACACATACGATGACATCGTTCAGGGTAAGGCATACTTCCAGAAATATGTCCTGATGGATCAGGGAACTCTATTAGGTAATGGTGCGTATATTGGACCCGACTATACTGCATGGGTACTGCACGAGAAAATTGTAAGGCTGAGAAATATTTATGCACAGGAGAAGTTTGGCACAGATTACGGCTCACTATCAGAAGAGCAGAAAACCCAGATTGATTATCTGGTAACTGTTGATGTCAGACAAAAATCAGTGCTGAAGGAAAGTGTTACACAGTTAACTCCTGAGCACGAAAAGGCATGGCTTCAGGTAAAAGATAAACTGGTTGAATATCTGGTTAAAGGGAATCCTCAGTATGCGTGGATTGGAGGACTTGTTAAACCTGAAGAAGCTGAGAAGATGGCTGCATTTATAGACTGGACTACACTTGTCGCAGTTACTCCAAGACCAGGGGCAGAACCAAAAGAAGTTGTAACAGAGATAAAATCCTTAGGAGAACCAATCAGCGTTTATAAAAATCTTAACATGCACCCAACATATACAAACAACTGGCCACCTGAACCTGCAATAGGAATGGAAGCAACATACTCAACACTTTTCTGGTCGTTAATTGCTTTTATGGCCTGCTGGGCTTTAACTATAGTTGTTATGTGGGCATTCTACGACTACTTCCTGAGGTTTGATACAGAAAAAGAAGTGGCAGAAGAACTCAATATAACAAAACTCACTCCTATGCAGGAAAAGGTTATAAAATACGTTCCACTTGTTCCACTGTTCTTTGTTCTCCAGACACTGCTTGGAGGATATATGGCACACCTGTATGCAGACCCAACACACAGCTGGATTGTTCCACAATCTTTGCTACCATTTAACGTAGCAAGAGAGTTTCACCTTAACCTTGCTGTTCTGTGGATTGCAATAGGCTGGCTTGCAGGTGGACTGTTTATAGCTCCACTGGCTTCAAAAGGAAAAGATTTCAAATTCCCCATCGCCGTTGATATCCTTTGGATAGCCCTGCTTATTGTTGGAGGTGGTGGTCTTATAGGACTGTGGCTTGGTGCACTTGGAAAACTTCCAGACTCTCTGTGGTTCTGGCTAGGCTCTGAAGGAAGAGAGTACATTGAGCTTGGAAGGTTGTGGGATATTGGTCTTGTGATAGGACTGGTTCTGTGGTTTACAATTGTGTTCTTTACAGTTCGTAAAGCTGAAAAGATTACACCCCCTCTTGCAATGATTATATGGTCAGCATTTGCTATAGCTGTTCTTTACATGGCAGGAATGGCTCCACTCCACAAAATCATGCCTAACTTTACTATTGATGACTACTTCAGATGGTGGGTTGTTCACCTCTGGGTTGAAAACACATTTGAGCTGTTTGCTGCAGGAACACTGGCATTCCTTACGGTCTCACTTGGTCTTGTAAGTGCGAGGTTTGCCACCATAATGATGTTCTTTGAAGCATTTCTCATTGTTGCAGCAGGAACAATAGGAACAGGACACCACTACTTCTGGATGGGAGAAAACGAGTTCTGGATTGCATGGGGAGGAGTTCTGTCATCTTTAGAACCTCTACCACTTGTTATATTAATGATTGAAGCAACAAAAGAGTATCTCCACATAAAAGAGAAAGGAGAAGCATTCCCATTCAGAATGGCATTCCTGTGGCTTGCAGGTTCTGCATTCCTTAACTGGCTTGGTGCAGGATTTTACGGAATGCTGATAAATCTGCCAATTATCAACTACTATGAGCACGGAACATACTTTGGAATGGCACATGGTCACGTGGCACTCCTTGGAGCATTTGGATACATATCCATAGCATTCCTGTACTTTATAGCAAGAGCAAACGCACTGGCAAAAGGACTACACTGGGACGAAAAAGTTTCAAATCTTGGATTCTGGCTTACAACAGGTGGAATATTCCTATTTGCATTCCCTGTTTTAGTTATCGGTGAGAAGCAGATGGAATGGGCATACAATTATGGTTACTGGGTTGCAAGGACAAGAGAAGTTCTTGAGGGAATGGGGTTCTGGCTGTGGATAAGATTAATTCCTGACCTGATGATAGTTGCAGGCTCAGTACTGATACTGGTTGACCTGATATACAAACTCTATCTTTCCAAAAAAGAGGCTCCTGTGACAGCCACAACATAA
- a CDS encoding CopD family protein produces the protein MMGTFVMAVHLIVASFWIGGMLFMVLALSPYVRKLPEDISVKAYQEVGKRYSFWGTVIGLPLLLITGIFNMKTMGVSFQDMLNFSNSYASTLHHKIHLFILTVILAVIHDFYVGPRSHINRKFKITARAIGVINLILGISIIFLAAKLRMGG, from the coding sequence ATGATGGGAACTTTTGTTATGGCAGTTCATCTTATTGTTGCTTCTTTCTGGATTGGTGGGATGTTATTTATGGTTCTTGCCCTTTCTCCATACGTAAGAAAACTTCCTGAGGATATCAGCGTAAAAGCATATCAGGAGGTTGGTAAAAGATACAGTTTCTGGGGAACAGTTATTGGACTTCCCCTTCTCCTTATCACAGGTATATTCAACATGAAAACAATGGGTGTCTCATTTCAGGATATGCTTAACTTCTCAAACAGTTATGCCTCTACACTCCACCACAAAATACATCTATTTATCCTGACTGTGATATTAGCTGTTATTCACGACTTTTATGTTGGTCCCAGGTCACACATAAACAGAAAGTTTAAAATCACTGCCCGCGCAATAGGTGTGATTAATCTGATACTGGGAATATCAATAATATTTTTAGCAGCAAAACTAAGAATGGGAGGATAA
- a CDS encoding TraR/DksA family transcriptional regulator, whose protein sequence is MEHLTKEQIEELKNILLQWKEQLIKETHESVGEPLSYEGGDEIDRADAEAGRLVMLRNLDRDRKVLKRIEMTLQKIEYGTYGICEMCGAEIPYERLKARPIARLCIQCKELEEENE, encoded by the coding sequence ATGGAACATCTTACAAAAGAACAGATTGAAGAGCTCAAAAACATTTTACTGCAGTGGAAAGAACAGCTTATAAAGGAGACTCACGAATCTGTTGGAGAGCCTCTCTCCTATGAAGGAGGAGACGAGATAGACAGAGCAGATGCTGAAGCTGGAAGACTTGTGATGCTGAGGAACTTAGATAGAGACAGGAAGGTTCTAAAAAGAATTGAGATGACTCTCCAGAAAATAGAGTACGGCACATACGGTATATGTGAGATGTGTGGAGCAGAAATACCTTACGAGAGGCTCAAGGCAAGGCCTATTGCCCGTCTGTGTATCCAGTGTAAAGAGTTAGAAGAAGAAAATGAGTAA
- a CDS encoding cytochrome D1 domain-containing protein, whose protein sequence is MLYLIVFILTVFNTVFAEKLYVVERERGALAVIEDGKFVREIKDLGNLNHAIVKTDGNFSYCIARNGYFSQINNKNDRVIKKIKPGNSGIGFTFIKNYIAIAHYDPKKVTILDKNLNVIKQINSGSRNVGIKPYKHLLAFSLMDKDQIWVLDADKEFKKVFTVENAGKMPFDALIDRSRYVVGFFKERGVGILNLEDFSYKKAKFLSSEKGEVVFKIPHFGTWGVLEDKALIPAVGERRAYLVSTTDMKVLKAIKLSGLPVFIVVSPDKKMAVVNYSGENDHLLSVIDLKKFKVIKTFPAGKRVMHMRFSKDGKKLYVSSYFDNSLKIFDTKNWKLLKEITVPNPSGIFIVR, encoded by the coding sequence GGAGCGCTGGCAGTTATTGAGGATGGGAAGTTTGTTAGAGAGATAAAAGACCTTGGAAATCTAAATCACGCAATAGTAAAAACAGATGGAAACTTTAGCTACTGTATAGCAAGAAATGGATACTTTTCACAAATAAACAATAAAAATGACAGAGTGATAAAAAAAATCAAACCGGGAAACAGCGGTATCGGATTTACATTCATAAAAAACTACATAGCAATAGCCCATTACGACCCCAAAAAAGTAACGATTTTAGACAAAAATCTAAATGTTATAAAACAGATAAATTCAGGCTCAAGAAATGTAGGAATAAAACCATACAAGCATCTACTTGCTTTCTCACTGATGGATAAAGACCAGATATGGGTTTTAGATGCAGATAAAGAGTTTAAAAAGGTTTTTACTGTAGAAAATGCAGGGAAAATGCCCTTTGATGCACTGATAGACAGAAGCAGATATGTTGTTGGATTTTTTAAAGAAAGGGGTGTGGGCATATTAAACCTTGAAGATTTCAGTTACAAAAAGGCAAAATTCCTCTCAAGCGAGAAAGGAGAGGTCGTTTTCAAAATTCCCCATTTTGGCACCTGGGGAGTGTTAGAAGATAAAGCACTGATACCAGCAGTGGGGGAAAGAAGGGCTTATCTTGTGTCAACAACAGATATGAAAGTGCTGAAAGCCATTAAACTCTCAGGACTGCCTGTGTTTATCGTCGTATCACCAGACAAAAAGATGGCTGTTGTAAATTACAGTGGGGAAAACGACCATCTTCTTTCTGTGATAGACCTGAAAAAGTTTAAAGTTATAAAAACATTCCCTGCAGGTAAAAGGGTTATGCATATGAGATTTTCAAAAGATGGGAAAAAACTTTATGTCTCTTCATATTTTGATAACAGCCTGAAAATATTTGACACAAAAAACTGGAAACTTTTAAAAGAGATAACAGTTCCAAATCCATCGGGGATTTTTATAGTTAGATAA
- the aroD gene encoding type I 3-dehydroquinate dehydratase, with protein sequence MEKYPLVVLPVDDKDLEKKLSVALDYGIDMVELRIDQFSDFGEDYVLEKAKLVKDYNLGIIATVRSKEEGGIFIPDEERLKIFEAVAGISDILDIELTSESINKKVIEIAKDEGKLSLVSYHDFDKTPDEDFIQSVIDKAVSLGADIVKFAFKVNSYEDVSRILCISGKNRDKKIVAIGMGELGRITRVAGFFFGSVLTYTYIGKSFAPGQIEAKKLMEELKFYGLRS encoded by the coding sequence ATGGAAAAGTATCCTCTTGTTGTTTTACCTGTTGATGACAAAGACCTTGAGAAAAAGTTGTCTGTTGCACTGGATTACGGAATAGACATGGTTGAGCTCAGGATAGACCAGTTCAGTGATTTTGGTGAGGATTATGTGTTAGAAAAGGCAAAGTTGGTAAAAGATTACAATCTCGGCATTATTGCAACGGTAAGGTCTAAGGAAGAAGGAGGAATCTTTATTCCTGATGAAGAAAGACTGAAGATATTTGAGGCAGTGGCAGGGATATCAGACATACTTGATATTGAGCTCACATCAGAAAGTATAAATAAAAAAGTGATAGAGATAGCAAAGGACGAAGGTAAGCTGTCTTTAGTTTCTTATCACGACTTTGATAAAACGCCAGATGAAGATTTTATACAGTCTGTGATAGACAAAGCTGTTTCTCTTGGGGCAGACATTGTTAAGTTTGCTTTCAAAGTAAACTCATATGAAGATGTCAGCAGAATTTTATGTATTTCAGGGAAAAACAGAGACAAAAAGATTGTTGCCATAGGAATGGGAGAACTTGGAAGAATAACAAGGGTAGCTGGATTTTTCTTCGGCTCTGTCCTAACTTATACCTATATTGGAAAATCGTTTGCCCCGGGACAGATAGAAGCAAAAAAGCTGATGGAAGAGCTTAAATTTTATGGATTGAGGAGCTAA